From the genome of Halalkalicoccus subterraneus:
GAGGCGGACCTGTCCGCGGTGGGCCAGAAAGAGCAGCGCGAGGAACGTCTCGACGCGTGATCCGCCGGCGGAGTCGATCTCCGAAAACAGCACTTCCTCGCGCCCGGAGCTGTACTGTTCGTCCAGCACGTCGTAGACTCGCGTGATCGTCTCCTCGATGTCCTCGCCGTGAGCAGTACCAGTGACGTCCTCGGCGGTGGGCTCCTCCTCGGCGCGGAACTCGTCCGCCGAGTGGTAATCCAGCGTCTGGGTACCGCGCTGGAAGCCCTTCGGCGAGCCGGAGGTGTCGTACTCACGCGACTCCTTCCACCACGAGTCGCGTTCGGCCTCCCGGAGTTCTCTCACCAACTCGTCGAGCGTCTCGGGCGACCCGCGCGCCTGTTTCCGGTCGAGCCGGCGCTCCATCTCGCGTTCGAGATCCGCGATCGGATCCTCAGGGAACGATTCCTCACCCATTCCGCCGCCTATCCCCATCTCGGCCTCCCAGTCCTCGAACTCCTCTGTCTCGTCCTCGGCGAGCAGCTCGTCGCTCTTCATCCGCAACAGGACGCTCGCATAGAAGAGCGCACGACCCGAGGTTCGGAGATCCGTCCCGTCGAGCTTCGCGAGGAAGGCGTCGGTCACCTCGACGATGTCGATGTCCCAGGGCTCGATCTCACCTTCCTCTGCGAGTTGGACCAACAGCTCGACGGGCTCGCTTTCCGCGTCGGCGTCCGGATCCGTCGGCGGGACGATCTCAGTCATCGGCGGTTGCGGCCTCCTCGTCCTCGCCGGTGCCCGCTAGGTCTATTCCGGTGACGCTGCTGACGTTGTTGCCCTGCATGGTGACGCCGATGGCGCGCTCGGAGCGTTCGAGCATCGCCGAGCGGTGCGAGACGACGATGAACTGGGCCTCGTCGGCGAGTTCGTCGACCAGTTCTCCCACGCGGTCGGCGTTCGCCGCGTCGAGGAACGCGTCGATCTCGTCGAGCGCGTAGAAGGGCGCGGGGTTGTATCGTTGAATGGCGAAGATGAACGCGAGCGCCGTTAGGGACTTCTCGCCGCCGGACATGGCGTCGAGCCGTTGGATGGGCTTGTCGCCGGGTTGGGCCTTCATCGTCAGCCCGCCCTCGAAGGGGTCGTCCTCGTCTTCGAGATGGAGTTCGCCAGTGCCCGCCGACAACCGGGAAAAGATGTCCTGGAACTGCTCGTCGATCGACCGGTAGGCGTCCATGAACGTCTCGCGCTTCTGGCGTTCGTAGGAGTCGATTCTGTCAGTAATCCCCTCTCGCTCCTCGACGAGTACCTCCTTGCGGTCGGTGAGCTCCGAGAGTTCACCCTCGACCCGGTCGTATTCGTCGATCGCGAGCATGTTCACCGGCTCTAAGGCCTCCATCTCGCTTCCGAGCTCCTCGATGCGCTCCTCGACCGTGTCGTGATCGGGGACCTCCTCGGGATCGTACTCGCCGACCTCGCGTTCGAGATCCGCGATGTCCGTTTCGAGCCCGCGGGCGCTCGCTTGCAGCCCCTCGAGGCGACTCTCGACCGACCCGACTCGCTCTCTTTTCGCGTCGCGCTCGTCGGTCGCCTCCCCGAGCGTCCCCCGGAGCTCGCGGCGTTCCGCCTTCTTCTCCGTGAGCTCTTCTTCGAGCTCCTCGACGGCCTCGCGTTTCCCTTCGAGGCGCTCTTCCTGTTCCTCGATTCCGGCCTCGAACTCCTCGATGCGGCTTTCCTGCTTCTCGATGCGCTCCTCGGCGCTCGTCGCCTGTTCGTCCAGATCCGAGATGGCGTTCTCGGCGTACTGCTTCTCGAGCTGGCGTTCGTTGAGACGCCCGTCGTGCTCGTCGAGTTCGCTCTCCAACGCGTCGATCTCGTCGTCGATCGCCTCGAGTTCGGCGGTGAGCTCGGGGATCTCCGAGTCCGCGAGCTCCCCTTCGAGCTCCTCGATTTCGTCCTCTAACTCCTCGATTTCCCTCGTGGCCTCCGAGATCTCCTCCTCGATCTCACCCATGCGCTCGTCGACGTCGCCGCGAGCGTCCTCCAGTTCCCCGATCTCCTCCACGAGCCGTTCGGCCTTCGACTCGCGTTCCTCGATGGCCTCGCGTTTCTTCCCGATCGCGCCATCGATCTCACGGACCTGCTCTGTGGCCTCCGTCTTGCGGTCACGGGCGCTCTCGAGGCGGTCCTCCGCGTCTCGGAGGTCGGCGCGAACGGATTCGCGCCGGTCCTGCAGGTCGGTGATCGTCTCGGCGACCCGTTCCAGCTGTCCCTTGCCCGACTTCGAGAACGAATACCGAGAGCCCGACCGGCTCCCGCCGGTCATCGCACCGCTCTTCTCGACGAGTTCTCCCTCCAACGTCACGAGCCGGTACTTGCCCATCAGGTCCCGTGCGGTGTCGACGTCCTCGACGACGAGCGTATCACCCAGAACGTACGAGAAGATCCCCGCGTAGGCGTCGTCGAAGTCGACGAGGTTGTACGCGAAGTCGACCACGCCCTCCGCGCGCGGCGGCGCCGAGAGCGAGCGGCTTCGCATTTCAGTGAGGGGAAGGAACGTCGCCCGGCCGGCGTTGCGCGATTTCAGGTGTTCGATACAGCGCTGGCCGACCCCGTCGTCGTCGACCACGACGTTCGCGAGCCGGCCGCCCGCCGCGGTCTCGCACGCGGTGGCGTACCGCGAGTCGACGCCTCCTAATTGGCCGACGGTGCCGTGGACCCCGTCCATGCCCGCGTTGAGGATCGTCGAGACCGCCCGGCCATACGAGGAGTCGCCGCTCTCGCCGGCCTTCGCCTCGAGCTCCGCGTACTCCTGTTGTTTTCCCTGGAGGTCGTCCTCAATGCCATCGAGTTCTTTCTGGAGCTCCCGCTTCTCC
Proteins encoded in this window:
- a CDS encoding segregation and condensation protein A, with the protein product MTEIVPPTDPDADAESEPVELLVQLAEEGEIEPWDIDIVEVTDAFLAKLDGTDLRTSGRALFYASVLLRMKSDELLAEDETEEFEDWEAEMGIGGGMGEESFPEDPIADLEREMERRLDRKQARGSPETLDELVRELREAERDSWWKESREYDTSGSPKGFQRGTQTLDYHSADEFRAEEEPTAEDVTGTAHGEDIEETITRVYDVLDEQYSSGREEVLFSEIDSAGGSRVETFLALLFLAHRGQVRLEQDDLFGDLWVQNPAAAEGSEAVAG
- the smc gene encoding chromosome segregation protein SMC is translated as MHIRELVLENFKSFGRKTRIPFYEDFTTVSGPNGSGKSNIIDSVLFALGLARARGIRAEKLTDLIYNPGHDGESEQAGPREASVEVVLDNSDGTLAREQVVSATGSEDIGDAETVSVRRRVKRTEDNYYSYYYLNDRSVNLSDIQDLLAQAGVTPEGYNVVMQGDVTGIINMTAGQRREIIDEIAGVAEFDAKKESAFEELETVTERIEEAELRIEEKQDRLDQLADERETALEYQSLRDEKEEFEGYLKAAELEEKRAELDAKESRIEQKQGKLDELRRELDEKQGAVTRLQEDLEDLNAEIERKGEDEQLEIKRDIEGIKGEISRFEDRIENAEEAISEAESDRQEAFVGIDKKEETIADLDTEIRETKLEKASVKADIQEKEAEREEIEAAIEDVDTEFDELKADLREKKAALEASRDERNEHQREQDRLLDEARRRSNAIGEKENEREETLEAVPEIESEIDDLGDERERAVKNREQIDAVVEDLKEEKRELQKELDGIEDDLQGKQQEYAELEAKAGESGDSSYGRAVSTILNAGMDGVHGTVGQLGGVDSRYATACETAAGGRLANVVVDDDGVGQRCIEHLKSRNAGRATFLPLTEMRSRSLSAPPRAEGVVDFAYNLVDFDDAYAGIFSYVLGDTLVVEDVDTARDLMGKYRLVTLEGELVEKSGAMTGGSRSGSRYSFSKSGKGQLERVAETITDLQDRRESVRADLRDAEDRLESARDRKTEATEQVREIDGAIGKKREAIEERESKAERLVEEIGELEDARGDVDERMGEIEEEISEATREIEELEDEIEELEGELADSEIPELTAELEAIDDEIDALESELDEHDGRLNERQLEKQYAENAISDLDEQATSAEERIEKQESRIEEFEAGIEEQEERLEGKREAVEELEEELTEKKAERRELRGTLGEATDERDAKRERVGSVESRLEGLQASARGLETDIADLEREVGEYDPEEVPDHDTVEERIEELGSEMEALEPVNMLAIDEYDRVEGELSELTDRKEVLVEEREGITDRIDSYERQKRETFMDAYRSIDEQFQDIFSRLSAGTGELHLEDEDDPFEGGLTMKAQPGDKPIQRLDAMSGGEKSLTALAFIFAIQRYNPAPFYALDEIDAFLDAANADRVGELVDELADEAQFIVVSHRSAMLERSERAIGVTMQGNNVSSVTGIDLAGTGEDEEAATADD